The following nucleotide sequence is from Firmicutes bacterium ASF500.
GTGTCCGATAACGGTATCGGCATCGCACCGGAGCAGCAGGAGAAAATCTTTCACCGTTTCTATCAGGTGGACGCTTCCAGGACGGGAACGGGAACGGGGCTGGGCCTGTCCATGGTACAGGAGATCGCGCGACTCCACGGCGGGGCAGTCTCCGTGGAGAGTACGCTTGGCAGGGGTAGCTGTTTTACCTTTAAGATGAAAAAAACAAAAAATTGAGTTCGCTAATGTTGTTTTAATTTTAGTGCGGTATACTTAATACAAGCCGAGAGGCAAAAGTAAACCCATATCACGCAGCACAGAGGAGGCATATACCATGAGTAAAATGAAGAGTTTATTTGAAATGTCGAAAAAAACAGTCATTACCCTCGCTTGCCTTGCCGCCGCGGTTGCGGTCATCGGAACAGGAACTGCCTATGCGGTCAGAGCCGCCGCAGAGCGTAATTCGATTGGGAAAGCAACTGCGGAGCGGTTCGCTCTGGCCGATGCCGGAGTTGATATGTCGTCGGCGCTCGTTTCCAAAGCAGAGTTTGGGCGGGAAAATGGGCAATATGTGTACGAGGTGGAATTTGTCGCAAACGGCGTTGAATATGATTATACGATCAATGCCGCAGACGGAGCGGTTATCGCAAGGGATGCCGATGGGCAGATGCCAGGTGCGGTACAGTCGAATGCTCCTGCCGTCACTCCTCCCGCGGCCACTTCTTCCGTAACCACCATCTCCGCTGAGCGCGCCAAAGAGATTGCCTTACAGCACGCATCACTGTCCGCCGCCGACGTGAACTTTGTCCATTCGGAGTTGGATTATGACGATGGCGTACAGGTCTATGATGTGGAGTTCTACAAGGGCAATGCAGAATACGACTATGAGATCGACGCCGCCACCGGCATCGTACTCAGCTATGATTACGATGCCGAGGACCATCAGCCTACGGCACAGCCAAATGATTCCGCAACCACTCCTCCCGCAGACGCTCAAGCGCCGGTCGACTCAAACAACGCCGCATATATTGGGGTTGACCGTGCAAAAAATATCGCCGTGTCTCACGCGGGAGTTGCGCTTGCTGACGCAGCCTTTCAGAAAGCAAAACTTGAAAACGACGATGGTCGGGCGGAATACGAAATAGAGTTTTTCAAGGATGGCATTGAATATGACTACACGATTGACGCTGTAAGCGGAACGGTATTGGAGTACGATGCAGAGCGTGATGATTGAGACGATTTTGGAGACGGGCGGCTGGGCCCCAAGGGGCTGGCAACGAGGGCGCAGGTGGCGCAGATGCTGAAGAACTTCATTGAGAACCAGGAGGACAATACTTGAAAAAACTCGCAATCCTTTTCGCGTTGACCCTCTGTGTGGCGCTGGCGGGCTGCAACCAGCCCGCCCCGCCCCAGGGCGGCGAATCCACACAGATCCCCTCCGGTACCGTAAGCACTTCCCCAACGGAGGAAGCCACGGAACCGGCACCCCCGGCAGACCAATCAACGCCCACGGAGGGCGAACAGACGGTGACACTGTATATCGGCACCAAGGCCGGGGGCTTCACCGAGTACCCCATGACCTACGAGGGGGAGCTGACCCCGGAACTGCTGATCCAGGGCATCGCTGACCTGACCGGCTGGAATTTGACCCTGGCCGAGCCTGTGACCTCCGGCAAGGGCGGCATGAGCGTATGCCTGTCCAATGAATCGGCGCTGTTCACCGGCCCGCCCGACCCGCAGAAAGACGAGTTTCATGTGTACGATGCGGAGCAGCTTGCGGAAATGATTTTAGACAGCATCCAAAAGACTCTGCAAGAGGGCTTCACCCTGGAGGGCGGCGACCCGGACGCGCTGGACATTTGGTACTATATGGAGGGGGAGCAGCCATTGGAGCTTCCCGCCCTGGGCCTGTTCTGGCCGATTGACCAGCCCTATCAATGGGAAGGAGCGGAAAGCAAGTAACCCCGCAAAAATCTTAATAATATCCACATTTTTCTACTGTTTGAATCCGGTGTATCAAGCTGCAAGAGGCGGCAAGGGAGCAGAAATTCCTTGCCGCCTCTTCTTTTTTATGCTTATTAGCGGGAGGAAACACAATAAAAAGGTCTGATTATGCGGATTAAGGCCGCAAGATGGCAGGGGGAGCGCCCTCCTCCGCTTTCCATTTCTCGAAAAACGCGGGTAACCTTGCGGTTACTCGCGTCTCTTTTTTTATTCGACAGCTTTCTGCAAAATATCCTGTCAAAAAATAGGAGGTTTTGCAGAGGGCTGTCAAAAAATTTTATCGGTTACTGCCGCTGTCACAAGAAAGACGTCAAATGCCAAAATATTTTTTGGAAAAGGGGCGTTTCTGCTCAGTGGCAGCCCTACATAGCTAAATATCCGTGACCGCCAATCTCAACCCAGCACACCCCCCAAAATTTGAGATTGGAGATCGTACATATGAATTATAACATGGAAGAATGCGGGAGCCGCATCCGGCAGCTCCGTATCCAAAACGGCCTCACACAAGAAGAAATTGCAGAAACGCTCAACATCGACAGAAGTTTTTATGGCCGCATTGAAACTGGAAAGAAGGGCTGCTCCATTGATTTGCTGGTGCAACTGTCTGAATTGCACCATGTGACATTGGATTATCTGATCTTGGGCAGATACCTCTGCACGGCTCAGGGAGGGCTGGACATGGCGCGGCTCAAAGAGGATATCAGCGAGCTGGTATGTTGTCTGGAGCGTTTCAAAGAAAAACTTTGAAAATGTGTCCATCAGGCACAAAAGTGTCTAATACTCTCTAAAAAAAGGCGTTTCAGCCCTATACAATAAGGTCAAGGCGAAAGCCCTGAACCTTGAAAATTTCACACCAGCAGTACGGATCACCACACGGACAGACGCACAGTGCGCGCCATGGCCCGGAGGGAGCTTCGCTCCCTCCGGGCCGCGATAAAGCCTGTGCGGGACGGCCCTGGCATGGCCGCCCGTCATCCCTTGGGTTGAAAGCAGCAGAGACCCTTGGAATGTGTCTGTGAAGGTCCGCCGAGCCTTATCTGTGCTGTTCCCAATATCTCATCGGGGGTCGAGCTGAAAATACGATGAGTACATGAAGAAATGAACCAATTAAGGGGATTTTTAGGATGAATACCAACGATAACAGGCAGAATGCCCATAACGAGATAGATCACATTTTCAAAGACCTTCTTCCTAACCGCGGCATGGCGGAGCGTCCCGCCCAGGTGGCCCTTTGCCACCAAATGCTCAACGCCATGCTGGAGGGTTCCATTGCCCTGTGCGATGCCGGGACGGGGATCGGCAAGACCTACGCCTATCTGGCGGCGGGGACGGTGTACCACCGCTTCCGCGCCGCCAGTGGGCTCCCCGCCCGGCCTATTCTGATCTCCACCTCCAGCATCGCCCTCCAGACGGCGGCGAGAGATGAGTACCTGCCCCTTTTGTCGGAGCTTCTGATGCAGGATGGCGCCATCGACCGGCCCCTCCAGGCGGTGATCCGCAAGGGCAAGTCCCACTACGTCTGCGAAGAACGCTTGGAGCGGCGGCTGGGGCAACTGGATCTCAGCCGAAAAAACTGGAGGGCCGGAAACGCCCTGCTCGCTCTGCGGAGTGAGCTGGACATGGATGAGGCCGCCCATCTCAGCGGCTATGACCGGGAGCGCGTCTGCGTCCCCAAAGTCTGCGACTGCCAGCGAGAGACCTGCCGGTACCGCGCCTTTCTGGAGGACTGCGAGTCCGGGCGTTACCTTTTCCAGATCTGCAACCACAACCTGCTGCTGGCGGATGCCATCCACCGGGGCAGCGGGCGCAGGCCCATCCTCCCGGACGCCTGTGCCCTCATCGTGGACGAGGCCCACAAGCTGCCGGAGACCGCCCGCCAAATGTTCGGTCTCACTTTGGCAACGGAGGATATCCGCGCCCTGACCCACGGTCTGCGTGGGGAGCGGTTCCTGCTGGCAGCGGAGACGCTGGACAGCAGCACCGCACCCCTGCTGCGGAAACTGGCCCGCCCGCCGGAGGGCAAGCCCTTTTCCCATTACGCACGGTCCCTGGCCGCGCCGGAACGGAGCTTGATGGTCATCCGCAGACAGCTCCACGGCCTGCTCACCCCTTCCACCCGCAGGAGACTGGACAGCGTGTCCTCCACAGTGTCCCTGTTCCGTCAGGGCCACCCGAATATGGTCTTTTACACCGAGGAGGATGCCCATGGCGGCACCATGCTGTGCGCCACCATTTCCGATCTGACCGCCCAGCTCCGCCAGACGCTCTGGCGGCAGGAGCGGCCCGCTATCCTCACCTCCGCCACCCTGGCCGTAGGCGAGGATTTTCGCCGCTTCAAGGAGAAAACGGGCCTGCTCACCGACAGCCGGGTCACGGAGTCCGTGGCCCGGTCACCCTTCGATTACCAGCGGAATTGTCTGCTGTACTTACCGCAGCTCCCGCCCAGGCAAAGAAGCGCGGCCTATTATGACGAGCTGGCGAAAGAGATCGCCGCCCTGCTGGACGCGGCCCAGGGCCACGCCCTGGCGCTGTTCACCTCTTACGCCGCCATGTCGGCAGTAAAAGAGCGTCTGCCGGATCATGGGTTGCGCTACCCCCTGTTCACCATGGGCCGCAACGCTATCCACACCGCAGAGCAGTTCAAGGCCAATCCGGGGAGCGTCCTGCTGGCGGCGGGGGCCGCCTGGGAGGGCTTCGACTTTCCCGGCGACTGCGTGTCCCTGCTGATCATCCCCCGCCTGCCCTTCGCCGTCCCGGACGCGCTGAAGGAGAAGGAGCGGGAGAACCACCCCAGCCTCCAGCTGTTCATCCGGGCGGTGGTGGTGCCGGAGATGCAGATCAAACTGAAGCAGGGCTTCGGACGGGCCATCCGCACCGAGACCGACACCTGCGTGGTGGCCATTCTGGATGAGCGGGCCAGCGAAGGTAAGCGCTACATCAAGGATGTGCTGGCCGCCCTGCCGGAGATGCCGGTCACCGACAGCCTGGAGGATGTAGCAAAGTTTATTCGCAGCGTGAAAGGGCCGGACTATTTCCGGGAGGGCTGCGCATGATCGATGTAAAGTGCGAGATGCGCTATATTTTGGTGATGCGAATCTTGGAGCATATGGCCCAGGCGGGCTTTCTTTCCGCGGAGGAACTGGCTGTTGCCAAGGGGCTGGTGGTGGAGCGATACCGCCCCGCAACTGTGTGGGAATAGTGCTGGATATTCTGGCCAAAGCGTGGTAGTGTTGTCGGTACCGAGAGGAGGTGGCCGCGATGGCAGACGTGAAAGTGATACCGCCCAGGGAGAAAACGCCGGTCACCCTGCGGGTGGCGGCCTACTGCCGGGTCAGTTCCGACTCCGCCGACCAGAAGCATTCCTATGCCGCCCAGATCCGCAAATACACCGAGGAGATCGGTGGCCATGACGGCTGGAAGCTGGTGGACATTTACGCCGATGAGGCGGTGACCGGCACCCGGATGGACAAGCGGGAGGATTTCAACCGCATGATGTCCGACTGCCGGAAGGGCAGAATCGACAAGATCCTGGTGAAGTCTGTCTCCCGGTTCGCTCGGAACACCAAGGACTGCCTCGCCACCCTGCGGGAACTGATGAGCCTGGGGGTCACGGTCTACTTCGAAAAAGAGAACCTTAACACAGAGACGCTCACCACCGAACTGATGGTGAGCGTCTCCGGCGCCCTGGCCCAGCAGGAGTCCATCTCCATCGGACAGAACCAGAGGCAGAGTTACAAGCGGAGGATGGAACGGGGAGAATTTATCACCTGCAAGGCCCCCTATGGGTATCGCCTCAAAGATGGAAAGAATCTGGAAATCTGCACTGAGGAGGCGGCGGTGATTCGAATGATCTTCGCCCGCTATCTGGCAGGAACAAGCACGGAAGATATCGCCGGTGAATTGACTGCCATGGGCTTGCGTACACGGGACGGAAAAGAGCAGTGGAATGTCTTTTCCATCGCCTATATCCTCAGAAATGAAAAATATATCGGCGATACGCTGTGCCAGAAAACACTGGCGACAGACTCTTTCCCCTTCGTTAAAAAGAGGAACGAGGGGGAAAAGGATCAATACTATGTCAATGTCACCCATCCCGCCATCATATCGCAAGACGATTTTGAACGGGCCAACCGCCTCCTGCAGCGGCGGTCTGCAGCGAAAGGGAAGGCGAAGCAGTATCCGCTGTCAAAAATCATCTACTGCGGCCAATGCGGCTCTATATTTTCCCGCAAGGAGACCAAAAGCGGCTATGTGACATGGGCCTGCCGGACACACAACTACCATGCGCAGGACTGCTCTATGGGCCGTATCCCGGAGGCGGAGATATACGCCGCCTTCGCGCGGATGTACAATAAACTGAAGCGCCATGAGGACATCATCCTCAAGCCCGCCCTCGCCCAGCTCCGTGACTTGAACGACGCCCTTCAAAGAGGCAACCCCGCCATGCTGGCGGTGAACCGGGCCATCGCTGAGGAATCTGAGCGCAGCTACAAAGTGAACGCCCTCCGGGCCAAGGGCCTGCTGGACGCCGCCGCCTGTTCCGCCAAGCTGCTGGATATTGAGGCCAAGCTGACGGAGCTTCGGCGGGAGCGCCGCCGTCTGCTGAAAAACGAGGACATCGAGGAGGTCGTGGACACCCTGCGCCAGACAGCGGACCTCATCCACAGCGGCCCGGAACGGCTGGAGCGATTCGATGAAGTCCTGTTCGCCGATCTGGTGGAGAAGATCACGGCGGAATCCACAACCCGCCTTCTCTTCCGACTCTACGGGGGCATTGAACTGACAGAGGTATGCCGGGAGGTAAGACGATGACTAACCGGAAGATTTTATACGGCTATCAGATCCAGCGGGGTGAGCTGGCGATTGTCCCCCAGGAGGCGGAGACGGTGCAGCGGATCACCACCCTCTACCTCGCCGGGGCATCCTACCAGAAGATCGGCGCCAGCCTCAATGCAGACGGCATCCCGTTCAGTTCCGAGGCCACTCTCTGGAACAAGCACAAGGTGAAGCGTCTGTTGGAGAATCCCCGCTACACCGGGGCGGACGGGTATCCGCCTATCCTGGACAGGGATACCTTCCGGGCTGTGCAGGAGAAGATCAAGGAGAAAACCGAGGGCTGCGTCAAACGGGAAAAGCGTCCGGCCCTCGCACTGAAGGAATATCTCCAGTGTGAGTGCGGCGGCCCTCTGTGCAGGACCGCCGGAAAGAACCGGAGGACAGATACCTTGTACCTCAAGTGTGAATCCTGCGGGAAACGATTCATCCTCCCGGACAGCCTCCTGCTCTCGGAGGTATCCCGCCAGATGGCGGAGCATGACGCACCCCCGGAGACTCCCTACGCCCCCTCCGGCGAGGTCGTCCGCCTGACCAACGCTATCAACCGGGGGCTGGAGCGGTCTGACAGGCCAGAGGACATCGTGTCCTTGATCCTTCAAGGTGCCTCCGCCCGGTACGATTGTTGTCCAGACGTAATTGAATATGAATCTGTCTGCCGCCCAGCCGAAGTGAATCTCAAACGCTTCGGTCAGGCGGTTTCTCATATCACCATAACAGGAAATCAGGACATAACCGTCCATTTCAAATAACAGGCAGAGGAGTGATCTCATGGAACAGACCGCATTGGAACGCCGGGTGCGCGTCATCCCCGCCACCAGGCCCGTCCCCGCCAGCGGGCCGCGCCGGAGCGGCAAACAGCGGGTGGCCGCCTACTGCCGGGTGTCCACCGACAGCGAGGAGCAGCTCAACAGCTACGCCGCCCAGAAGAATTATTACACCCAGAAAATTGAGGAAAATCCCGATTGGGAGATGGCGGGCGTATTCGCTGACGAGGGCCTGAGCGGCACCAGCATGAAAAAGCGGACGGAGTTCAACCGCATGATCGCCGCCTGCAAACGGGGCCGCATCGACATGATCCTCACCAAATCCGCCTCTCGGTTCGCCCGGAACACAGTGGACTGTCTCCGGGTCATCCGGGCCTTGAAAAGCCGGGGCATCGGCGTGATCTTCGAAAAAGAGAACATCAATACGCTGACGGAGTCCAGCGAGTTCCTGATCACCCTGTTCAGCAGCTTCTCCCAGGCGGAGAGCGAGTCCATGGGGATGAACATCGTCATGGGGATGCGGCAGAGCATGAAGGAAGGCAAAATCCCCTTCCAGTACAGCCGGACGCTGGGCTACCGCAGGGGGCCGGACGGCAAACCGGAGATTGACCCGGACGAGGCCGAGACGGTGCGGCTGATCTACGCCCGCTACCTGGAGGGGGCCAGCCTGGGAGACATCCAGCGGGAGTTGACCGAACAGAATATCCCCACGGCGGAGGGCATTAAGGGCTGGTCGCGGCAGGTGATCCAGAACATCCTAACCAGCGAGAAGTACATCGGGGATGGGATTCGGCAGAAAACCTACACCACCGGCCCCATCGGCGACCGAAAAGCGGTAAAAAATAACGGGGAGCTGCCCATGTACTACAGCAAAAACAATCATCCCGCCATCATCCCCAGGGAGGTCTACTACCGGGTGAAGGAGGAAATGGCCCGCCGGAACAGTAAGCGGAAAGTGATGCAGAAAACCGCTAAGACCGAACAGGGCAAATACTCCGCCAAATACGCCCTATCCGAGCTGTTGGTGTGCGGGGAGTGCGGGACGCCCTACAAGCGGTGTACCTGGGCGCGGAACGGCAAAAAGCGGATCGTCTGGCGGTGCGTCTCCCGGCTGGAGTTCGGTACGAAATACTGCCACAACTCCCCCACGATGGATGAGAACAGGCTCCACAGCGCCATTGTGGCCGCACTGAACGAGTTCGGCGCCATCCGGGCGGAGGTCAAAGCCGATGTGCTGGAGCTGGCGAGTCTGGCCCAGGGCGGCGGCGAAGACGGCGGGGAAAGCCTCCTGGCGTTGCAGACGCGGCTGAAGGAGCTGTCGGAGGAGCAGGCGGAGCTGATTGACAAGGTGCTGGCGGACATGAAAAACGAGGAGCTGAACACCCAGCTCAAGGCGGTATTGGAGGAGAAACAGGATGTCATGGATCGGATCGCGGCGCAGGAGCAGGATGAGGAAAAGCGGGCCGCCCAGGCGTCCAGGCAACGGGAGATGGAGGAATGGCTGGACCGGCAGCCCCTGTGCTTCACGGAGTACGATGACACCCTCACCCGCAGGTTCGTGGAACAGGTCACCGTGGTGGACGCAGAGACTATCCGGGTCAAGATCCGGGACGCCGGTATAGAAATTGAACAGAAACTGTGCTAAAATAGGGAAAGAGGAGAATACACCATGGCCATATTTCTCACGGGCGATACCCACGGCGATTTCAGCCGGTTCAGGCCCGATATCTTCTACGAGCAGGCGGGGCTGACCAAGGATGACTGCACCATTATTTGTGGCGACTTTGGGGGCGTCTGGGACGGCAGCCCCGAAGAACAGGGCCAGTTGGACTGGCTGGAGCAGAGACCCTACACCACCCTGTTTGTCTCCGGCAACCATGAAAATTATGATCTGCTGGCTCAATACCCTGTGGAGGAATGGCACAGCGGGCAGGTGCAGCGCATTCGTCCCTCAGTGATCCATCTGATGCGGGGGCAGGCATACGACATTGAGGGCAGGAAGTTCTTCACTATGGGCGGTGCCAGCAGCCACGACATCCAGGATGGAATCCTGGAGCCGGACGACCCTCTGTTCAAGAAAAAATGCAGGCGGCTGGATGCCAGGGGCGCGCTGTACCGGGTGAACCACCTGTCCTGGTGGGCGGCGGAGTTGCCCAGCGAGGAGGAATACCAGACCGCCAAGGCCAGCCTGGACAGAGCGGGCTGGGCAGTAGACTACATCATCACCCACTGCTGCTCCACCAGTGTGCAAGACGCATTCAGCGGTGGCTTTTACCGGAAAGACGCCCTGACAGAGTTCTTTGATGAGGTAAGCCCACGCTGCAAATTCAAATACTGGTTTTTTGGACACTACCATGAGGACATGGTGGTAGAGAAGAAATATGTGATGCTCTATGAGCAGATCATCCGGCTGAAACTGTGAGCAGAGAGAGGACGCCAAGAACGGGGTGCTGCCAGTTCCTGGCGTCCTCTCTTTGCTTTCAGAAACTTCGAGCAACCGGCGGCTTTGAATTTTTCTTTACAATTCTGACCATTGATGGTACAATTCAGAAAAGCGGTGAGCAGTTCCGAGGAAGATGCCATAAAGTGAGGAAACCGTTGCGCTGCAACGGTTTTGAGCCTGCATCTTTTTTGTCAACAAGACACACTTTTTAAACCGGAAAAGCACTGAAAACGATTGTTTTCGGTGCTTTTCCTTATTTTCTGGCGCACTTTGAAAAAGCGGATTTTTCGGAGAAACAGTTGGACAACAATTTGGACAACAAGCTACCGGAAAAGCGTTGGTAACACCACAGAAAGGATGTTATCAATGGCTACCATCACCCCCAAGGAAAAAGACGGAAAAATCGTTGCCTACAAATTTCGGACTTGCGTAGGCCGGGACGAGAACGGCAGACAGGTGTCACGGGCCACGACATGGAAAATACCCGAAAATCTTTCCATGACCCGGCTGACAAGCGCGGCCCAACGTGCGGCGGCGGACTGGGAGAAACAGGCCCGCGCGGAGTACGAAAAAGACCTGTACGACCCGGAGCGTATCAAGGCCCGCGAGGTTGACCGCACAAAAACAGACTTCGCCCGGTTTGTGCGGGAAGAATGGTTTCCCATCTGTATTGACAACGGGGAGCGCAAGCCCAAAACGGTATCGTTCTACCACGACACCACCAAAAATATTGTGGCCCACTTCCAAGGGCAAATCGTCCAGAAAATCACCGCCCCGGACATTCAAAAGTTTTTGATTTATCTGCGGACAGAAAAGGGCTTCGCCCCCCAGAACGTCCACCACCATTACCGCACGCTCAATATGATTTTTGCCTATGCTGTGCGGCAAGAACTCATTGTGAAAAATCCCATGGACAAGGTTGACCGCCCCAAGCTGGCCCGGAAAAGGGTGGACGCGCTGACCCAAGAGGAAGCGGCGGCGTTCTTCGCCGCGCTCCAAGAACAACCCCTTGACTTTCGCTGTCTGCTCCATCTGCTTATCACCACGGGCATACGGCGGGGGGAGTGTATCGGCCTGAAATGGGGCGACCTTGACGAGAAGTGCGGTACTATCACCATCCAGCGGAATGTGGTATATACGCCCCAAAGCGGCGTTGTGGTAGGAACGCCCAAGACCGCCGCCAGCGTCCGCGTTATTCCCATCATGCAAAGCACCCTGTCCATGCTCCTGATACTAAAAGCCCAGCGGAAACGGGAGACCCCCGGCACCATCCTTGCGGACAGCTTTATTTTCCCCGGCGAAGCGGGGATTTTCCAGGCCCGCGACCCCAACGCTGTCACCCGCCGCGTCAAGCGGTTTATGAAAGCCCACGGTCTGCCTGACCTCTCTCCCCACGACCTGCGGCACAGCTGTGCCACCCTGCTTTTGGGGAATGGCGCGGATATTAAGAGCGCCCAAGAGATTTTGGGCCACGTCAACGCAAGCACAACGCTGAATTTCTATATCAGGACTGACCTGCGGCAAATGCAGGAGGCCACCGAGAAATTGGCGGCGGCGTTCAATCTGTAAAATAACCGGGGCGGGAGCAATCCCGCCCCGGTTATTAGTCAAGACCTGCTGTTTCTTTAGTCGTATCTACATCAAGCTTTGTCCAGTCACTGGTATCTCACCATGATTTACCCCACAATGGAGGCAAGAACATACCAGAATACCAGGAGGCCAAAAAGTACCAGGGGGGCAAAAATAACAGCAACGACGATCTTGGCGATCTTTTTCGCTTTCTTTGCCTTTGCCGTTGCCGCCGCTTTCTTCTCCGCCGCCTTTTTCTGTTCTGCCGCAAGCCGTTGGTCGCGCTCTGTTTTCAG
It contains:
- the yoaA_2 gene encoding putative ATP-dependent DNA helicase YoaA, producing the protein MNTNDNRQNAHNEIDHIFKDLLPNRGMAERPAQVALCHQMLNAMLEGSIALCDAGTGIGKTYAYLAAGTVYHRFRAASGLPARPILISTSSIALQTAARDEYLPLLSELLMQDGAIDRPLQAVIRKGKSHYVCEERLERRLGQLDLSRKNWRAGNALLALRSELDMDEAAHLSGYDRERVCVPKVCDCQRETCRYRAFLEDCESGRYLFQICNHNLLLADAIHRGSGRRPILPDACALIVDEAHKLPETARQMFGLTLATEDIRALTHGLRGERFLLAAETLDSSTAPLLRKLARPPEGKPFSHYARSLAAPERSLMVIRRQLHGLLTPSTRRRLDSVSSTVSLFRQGHPNMVFYTEEDAHGGTMLCATISDLTAQLRQTLWRQERPAILTSATLAVGEDFRRFKEKTGLLTDSRVTESVARSPFDYQRNCLLYLPQLPPRQRSAAYYDELAKEIAALLDAAQGHALALFTSYAAMSAVKERLPDHGLRYPLFTMGRNAIHTAEQFKANPGSVLLAAGAAWEGFDFPGDCVSLLIIPRLPFAVPDALKEKERENHPSLQLFIRAVVVPEMQIKLKQGFGRAIRTETDTCVVAILDERASEGKRYIKDVLAALPEMPVTDSLEDVAKFIRSVKGPDYFREGCA
- the xerC_2 gene encoding Tyrosine recombinase XerC produces the protein MATITPKEKDGKIVAYKFRTCVGRDENGRQVSRATTWKIPENLSMTRLTSAAQRAAADWEKQARAEYEKDLYDPERIKAREVDRTKTDFARFVREEWFPICIDNGERKPKTVSFYHDTTKNIVAHFQGQIVQKITAPDIQKFLIYLRTEKGFAPQNVHHHYRTLNMIFAYAVRQELIVKNPMDKVDRPKLARKRVDALTQEEAAAFFAALQEQPLDFRCLLHLLITTGIRRGECIGLKWGDLDEKCGTITIQRNVVYTPQSGVVVGTPKTAASVRVIPIMQSTLSMLLILKAQRKRETPGTILADSFIFPGEAGIFQARDPNAVTRRVKRFMKAHGLPDLSPHDLRHSCATLLLGNGADIKSAQEILGHVNASTTLNFYIRTDLRQMQEATEKLAAAFNL